A single Micromonospora luteifusca DNA region contains:
- a CDS encoding UDP-N-acetylmuramate dehydrogenase, translating into MPDASAQPTTEADRAIPGPLASHTTLRMGGSAERIVAAGSADEIVRAVRAAEEPLLILAGGSNVVIGDSGFPGTVVLVRSRGLHVLAEDAGSVTVRVDAGEPWDDLVAATVANGWAGLECLSGIPGSTGATPIQNVGAYGQEVAETITGVEVYDRAKGTRHVIPAADCGFAYRGSIFKYGDRWVVLAVDFRLARSPISGPVRYAELARALGVEVGDRVPLADARAAVLRLRAGKGMVLDATDPDTRSVGSFFTNPVLDQATYELLLERAAELGDPPAWPGADGLVKVSAAWLIDKAGFSKGHAGAGGVTISSKHTLALTNHSGRARTADLLTLARDIRDTVHARFGVTLHPEPVLINCTL; encoded by the coding sequence GTGCCAGACGCCTCCGCCCAGCCGACAACCGAAGCCGATCGTGCCATCCCTGGTCCACTGGCCAGCCACACCACTCTGCGGATGGGTGGGTCGGCCGAGCGGATCGTGGCCGCCGGCAGTGCTGACGAGATCGTTCGGGCGGTCCGGGCGGCGGAGGAGCCACTCCTGATCCTGGCCGGCGGCAGCAACGTGGTGATCGGCGACTCCGGCTTCCCCGGCACCGTCGTCCTGGTGCGCTCCCGTGGCCTGCACGTCCTCGCCGAGGACGCCGGATCGGTCACCGTACGGGTCGACGCCGGCGAGCCGTGGGACGACCTGGTCGCCGCCACGGTGGCCAACGGCTGGGCTGGCCTGGAGTGCCTCTCCGGCATCCCCGGCTCGACCGGTGCCACCCCGATCCAGAACGTCGGCGCGTACGGCCAGGAGGTCGCCGAGACGATCACCGGCGTCGAGGTGTACGACCGCGCCAAGGGCACCCGCCACGTCATCCCCGCCGCCGACTGCGGGTTCGCCTACCGGGGCAGCATCTTCAAGTACGGGGACCGTTGGGTGGTGCTCGCGGTCGACTTCCGGCTTGCCCGGTCCCCGATCTCCGGCCCGGTGCGTTACGCCGAACTGGCCCGTGCGCTCGGTGTCGAGGTGGGCGACCGGGTGCCTCTGGCCGACGCCCGAGCCGCGGTGCTGCGGCTGCGCGCGGGCAAGGGCATGGTGCTCGACGCCACCGACCCGGACACTCGGTCGGTCGGCTCCTTCTTCACCAACCCGGTGCTCGACCAGGCGACGTACGAGCTGCTCCTGGAGCGTGCCGCCGAGCTGGGCGACCCGCCCGCCTGGCCAGGGGCCGACGGCCTGGTCAAGGTGAGCGCGGCCTGGCTGATCGACAAGGCCGGCTTCAGCAAGGGCCATGCCGGTGCGGGCGGGGTAACCATCTCCAGCAAGCACACCCTGGCCCTCACCAACCACAGCGGCAGAGCCCGCACCGCCGACCTGCTGACCCTGGCCCGCGACATCCGCGACACGGTGCACGCCCGCTTCGGCGTAACCCTCCACCCCGAACCGGTCCTAATCAACTGCACCCTCTAG
- a CDS encoding maleylpyruvate isomerase family mycothiol-dependent enzyme, with the protein MSRLQGSKDFWIGALRAEGPAFAAAVAEAPPETPVLSCPGWTVNDLTLHLARIYHWVSSFAGAGLTTRPERQDRAELEAGVNPLQLWRQGYDQLMTVFDGLDPEAPAWNWAPQPKKAGFWPRRMAHETAVHRWDAQLAIAAGEPVEAKLAADGVSEVLDTWLPAGRRRTPGGWHGVVQLTATDAAQEWYLRLRGEGVALLDTATIFDHDDHHARAQVSGTASDLLLALWGRVSFETLDVAGDRTLLEGLRTR; encoded by the coding sequence ATGAGCAGACTGCAGGGCAGCAAGGATTTCTGGATCGGGGCGCTCCGGGCGGAGGGGCCGGCTTTCGCGGCGGCGGTGGCCGAGGCGCCGCCGGAGACACCGGTTCTGTCCTGTCCGGGCTGGACGGTCAACGACCTCACACTGCATCTCGCTCGGATCTACCACTGGGTTTCGTCGTTCGCCGGCGCCGGGCTGACCACCCGGCCGGAGCGCCAGGACCGGGCCGAACTGGAAGCGGGCGTGAATCCGCTCCAACTGTGGCGCCAGGGGTACGACCAGCTGATGACCGTCTTCGACGGGCTCGACCCGGAGGCACCGGCGTGGAACTGGGCTCCGCAGCCGAAGAAGGCCGGTTTCTGGCCGCGTCGAATGGCGCACGAGACGGCGGTGCACCGCTGGGACGCCCAGCTCGCCATCGCGGCCGGCGAGCCGGTGGAGGCGAAGCTCGCGGCCGACGGGGTGAGTGAGGTGCTGGACACCTGGCTGCCCGCGGGTCGGCGGCGGACGCCGGGCGGCTGGCACGGGGTGGTGCAGCTCACCGCCACGGATGCGGCTCAGGAGTGGTATCTGCGGCTGCGTGGCGAGGGGGTGGCGCTGCTCGACACCGCGACCATCTTCGACCACGACGACCACCACGCCCGGGCCCAGGTCAGCGGCACCGCGAGCGACCTGCTGTTGGCGCTCTGGGGTCGGGTGAGCTTCGAGACGCTGGACGTCGCCGGCGATCGCACCCTGCTGGAGGGTCTGCGTACCCGCTGA
- a CDS encoding LacI family DNA-binding transcriptional regulator: MTTAQRPTLEAVAARAGVSRATVSRVVNGSTTVAEPIREAVTRAVAELGYVPNLAARSLVTQRTDSIALVMPEAATRVFSDDQVFPGIIRGVSQELEAADKQLVLMLAGSPAGHHRVERYTTGRHVDGVLFASLHGADPLPGTLARLGIPVVVSGRPLGDVPVPYVDVDHVGGVTAAVRHMIDSGRRRIATIAGPQDMVAGIERLRGYRATVADAGLPELIAVGDFTRESGSAAMRRLLAEHPDLDGVFAASDLMAHAALRTLREAGRRVPEDVAVVGFDDIETAAYTEPPLTTVRQPIVELGRRMTRQLLRLAAGETIEQAIMLPTELIRRDSA, translated from the coding sequence ATGACGACGGCGCAGCGGCCGACGCTCGAAGCAGTGGCGGCGCGGGCCGGGGTGTCCCGGGCGACGGTGTCCCGTGTGGTCAACGGCTCCACCACCGTCGCCGAGCCGATCCGCGAGGCGGTCACCCGGGCGGTCGCCGAACTGGGGTACGTCCCCAATCTCGCCGCCCGCAGCCTGGTCACCCAACGCACCGACTCGATCGCCCTGGTCATGCCGGAGGCGGCCACCCGGGTCTTCTCCGACGACCAGGTCTTCCCCGGCATCATCCGCGGTGTCAGCCAGGAGTTGGAAGCGGCCGACAAACAACTGGTGCTGATGCTCGCCGGTTCACCGGCAGGCCACCATCGGGTCGAGCGCTACACCACCGGCCGGCACGTCGACGGGGTGCTCTTCGCCTCGCTGCACGGCGCCGACCCGCTGCCCGGCACGCTCGCCCGGCTCGGCATCCCGGTGGTGGTCAGCGGCCGGCCGCTCGGCGACGTGCCCGTGCCGTACGTCGACGTCGACCACGTCGGCGGGGTGACCGCAGCCGTACGACACATGATCGACAGCGGTCGCCGCCGGATCGCCACCATCGCCGGGCCACAGGACATGGTCGCCGGGATCGAACGGCTCCGCGGCTACCGCGCCACGGTCGCCGACGCGGGGCTGCCCGAGCTGATCGCCGTCGGCGACTTCACCCGCGAGTCCGGGTCGGCGGCGATGCGACGGTTGCTCGCCGAGCACCCCGACCTGGACGGCGTCTTCGCCGCCTCCGACCTGATGGCGCACGCCGCCCTGCGTACGCTGCGCGAGGCCGGCCGTCGGGTGCCGGAGGATGTCGCCGTGGTCGGCTTCGACGACATCGAGACCGCCGCCTACACCGAGCCGCCGCTGACGACCGTCCGGCAGCCGATCGTGGAGCTGGGCCGGCGGATGACCCGACAACTGCTCCGGCTGGCCGCCGGGGAGACCATCGAGCAGGCGATCATGCTCCCCACCGAGCTGATCCGGCGCGACTCGGCGTAG
- a CDS encoding RidA family protein — protein sequence MPDPDALLHVPALSDAAEYAYAATVDPPARLVFTAGACPLDAEGRTVAPGDHAAQARQVMTNLATALDAAGARLTDVVKTTVYVASSHQVDLVTVWEVVRDFFGDHDPPSTLLGVTVLGYTDQLVEVEAVAAVRMGA from the coding sequence ATGCCGGATCCTGACGCGCTGTTGCACGTCCCCGCCCTCTCCGACGCAGCCGAGTACGCGTACGCGGCCACCGTCGATCCACCCGCCCGGCTGGTCTTCACCGCCGGCGCGTGCCCGCTGGACGCCGAGGGGCGCACGGTCGCGCCGGGCGATCACGCCGCGCAGGCCCGGCAGGTGATGACGAACCTGGCGACCGCTCTCGACGCCGCCGGCGCGCGGCTGACCGACGTCGTCAAGACCACGGTCTATGTGGCGTCCTCGCACCAGGTCGACCTGGTGACCGTCTGGGAGGTGGTGCGGGACTTCTTCGGCGACCACGACCCGCCCAGCACCCTGCTCGGGGTGACCGTGCTCGGCTACACCGACCAACTGGTCGAGGTCGAGGCCGTCGCGGCCGTACGGATGGGGGCCTGA
- a CDS encoding GNAT family N-acetyltransferase, whose protein sequence is MRIRVAQPDDAPAVVALRAMVYPYQVRGVESTRKMIAEPVPGRDWLAFVAEVDAQVVGWVTAQRNDSTSTANFGDITLLHVHPEHRRRGIGTALLTAATGHLAPLGVRRLRTFAQPDALPFARRHGYEPSRELRFSALDLNPAPALPDPPPGVRLLPISDLDPHLLYAADVAAAADEPGDVPVDSISYESWQYDVWDNLGLDKTASIAAEVDGEVAAFSLVKRDGDRMWSDFTGSLPAYRGRGLARLAKTAALHRAATNGVRVAYTSNDEANGPMLAINTRLGYRPVAAEWSCLADLT, encoded by the coding sequence ATGCGCATTCGTGTGGCGCAGCCGGATGATGCCCCGGCCGTGGTGGCCCTGCGGGCGATGGTCTACCCGTACCAGGTGCGCGGCGTCGAGTCGACCCGGAAAATGATCGCCGAGCCGGTACCGGGCAGGGACTGGCTCGCCTTCGTGGCCGAGGTCGATGCCCAGGTCGTCGGTTGGGTGACGGCCCAACGCAACGACTCGACCTCGACGGCGAACTTCGGTGACATCACCCTCCTGCACGTCCACCCGGAGCACCGGCGGCGCGGCATCGGCACCGCGCTGCTGACGGCCGCGACAGGTCACCTCGCCCCGCTGGGGGTCCGCCGGCTCCGCACCTTCGCCCAGCCGGACGCGCTGCCGTTCGCCCGTCGGCACGGCTACGAGCCCAGTCGTGAGCTGCGCTTCTCCGCGCTCGATCTGAATCCGGCACCCGCGTTGCCCGACCCGCCGCCGGGCGTACGGCTGCTCCCGATCTCCGACCTCGACCCGCATCTGCTGTACGCGGCCGACGTGGCCGCAGCCGCCGACGAGCCGGGCGACGTGCCGGTCGACTCGATCAGTTACGAGAGCTGGCAGTACGACGTCTGGGACAACCTCGGTCTGGACAAGACGGCCAGCATCGCTGCCGAAGTCGATGGTGAGGTCGCCGCCTTCAGCCTGGTGAAGCGGGACGGGGACCGGATGTGGTCGGATTTCACCGGCAGTCTCCCGGCGTACCGGGGGCGGGGCCTCGCCCGGCTCGCCAAGACGGCCGCGCTGCACCGGGCTGCCACGAACGGTGTACGCGTCGCGTACACCTCGAACGACGAGGCGAACGGACCGATGCTCGCGATCAACACCCGGCTGGGCTACCGCCCGGTGGCAGCCGAGTGGAGCTGCCTGGCCGACCTGACCTGA
- a CDS encoding O-acetyl-ADP-ribose deacetylase, protein MEITLVEGDITTQQVDAIVNAANSSLLGGGGVDGAIHRRGGPAILAECRALRASHYGRGLPTGQAVATTAGELPARWVIHTVGPVWSASEDRSALLRDCYANSLRVADEVGATTVAFPLISAGIYGWPVDDAVGQALAVLRSATPTTVTDARLVLFGADTHAVARQVYDNPVA, encoded by the coding sequence ATGGAGATCACCCTGGTCGAGGGGGACATCACCACCCAGCAGGTGGACGCCATCGTGAACGCCGCGAACTCGTCCCTGCTCGGTGGCGGTGGGGTCGACGGTGCCATCCACCGGCGCGGCGGGCCGGCGATCCTGGCCGAGTGCCGGGCGCTGCGGGCGTCCCACTACGGCAGGGGCCTGCCCACCGGCCAGGCGGTCGCGACCACGGCCGGGGAGCTACCGGCCCGCTGGGTGATCCACACCGTGGGGCCGGTCTGGTCGGCCAGCGAGGACCGGTCGGCGCTGCTGCGCGACTGCTACGCCAACAGTCTCCGGGTGGCCGACGAGGTGGGCGCGACCACGGTGGCCTTTCCGCTGATCTCCGCCGGCATCTACGGCTGGCCGGTCGACGACGCGGTCGGTCAGGCGCTGGCCGTGCTGCGCTCGGCCACCCCGACCACCGTCACCGATGCCCGCCTGGTGCTCTTCGGCGCCGACACCCACGCCGTCGCCCGCCAGGTCTACGACAACCCCGTCGCGTAG
- a CDS encoding EI24 domain-containing protein: MDVSRIASPVTGVVARFFAGAALLLRGLGLYVRSPGLMLLGVVPALISGALFVAALATLVYFVDDLAALVTPFADDWSTTARSLVRVIAGLAFLGLGGLLGVLTFTAVTLVIGDPFYEKISEQVEQRYGGTPNAVDVPFWSSLRRSLADSVRLVALTALVGIPLFLAGFIPVVGQTVVPVIGAAVGGWFLAVELVGAPFYRRGMRLPQRRTILKADRPAALGFGVAVFLCFLIPLGAVLIMPAAVAGATLLARRSLGQPIEKS, encoded by the coding sequence GTGGACGTCAGCAGAATCGCCAGCCCGGTGACCGGGGTCGTCGCACGCTTCTTCGCCGGGGCGGCCCTGCTCCTGCGGGGGCTGGGCCTCTACGTCCGCAGCCCGGGGTTGATGCTGCTCGGCGTCGTGCCGGCGCTGATCTCGGGAGCGCTCTTCGTGGCCGCGCTCGCCACCCTGGTGTATTTCGTGGACGACCTCGCCGCGCTCGTCACCCCGTTCGCCGACGACTGGTCGACCACCGCCCGCAGCCTGGTCCGGGTGATCGCCGGGCTGGCCTTCCTGGGTCTCGGCGGCCTGCTCGGAGTGCTCACCTTCACCGCGGTGACCCTGGTCATCGGCGACCCGTTCTACGAGAAGATCTCCGAGCAGGTCGAGCAGCGGTACGGCGGCACGCCGAACGCGGTGGACGTGCCCTTCTGGTCGTCGTTGCGCCGCAGCCTCGCCGACTCGGTACGGCTGGTGGCTCTCACCGCGCTGGTCGGCATCCCGCTGTTCCTCGCCGGCTTCATCCCGGTGGTCGGCCAGACCGTCGTCCCGGTGATCGGGGCGGCGGTGGGCGGCTGGTTCCTCGCGGTGGAGTTGGTCGGGGCACCGTTCTACCGGCGCGGTATGCGGCTGCCGCAGCGCCGGACGATCCTGAAGGCCGACCGACCCGCCGCACTCGGCTTCGGGGTGGCCGTCTTCCTCTGCTTCCTCATTCCGCTCGGCGCAGTGCTGATCATGCCGGCTGCGGTCGCCGGCGCCACTCTGCTGGCCCGCCGCTCGCTCGGCCAGCCGATCGAGAAGAGCTGA
- a CDS encoding ABC transporter ATP-binding protein: MPVIEVTHLKKTYGDLVAVGDVSFTVEAGEIFGVLGPNGAGKTTTVECVAGLRVPDGGGVSVLGLDPRRDAAQLRQRVGVQLQESQLPDRLRVAEALELYASFYRNPADPAALIDKLGLGEKRNTAYKKLSGGQKQRLSIALALVGNPEIAILDELTTGLDPQARRDTWGLIEQVRDSGVTIVLVTHFMEEAERLCDRVAVIDQGRVVALDSPAGLVSTVAPEQRIRFRPSAPVDDRLLTDLPEVSAVQRTGSQVVVSGTGELLHAVTSVLARHQIVAADLRLEQSTLDDAFVELTGHRPAN; this comes from the coding sequence ATGCCGGTCATCGAGGTGACCCACCTGAAGAAGACGTACGGCGATCTGGTGGCGGTGGGCGACGTCTCGTTCACCGTGGAGGCGGGAGAGATCTTCGGCGTCCTCGGCCCGAACGGCGCCGGCAAGACCACCACCGTCGAGTGTGTCGCCGGGCTGCGCGTCCCCGACGGGGGCGGGGTGTCGGTCCTCGGGCTCGACCCGCGCCGGGACGCGGCCCAGCTTCGGCAGCGGGTCGGGGTGCAACTCCAGGAGAGTCAACTGCCGGACCGGCTCCGGGTCGCGGAGGCGCTGGAGCTGTACGCCTCGTTCTACCGCAACCCGGCCGACCCGGCCGCCTTGATCGACAAGCTGGGCCTCGGCGAGAAGCGGAACACCGCGTACAAGAAGCTCTCCGGCGGTCAGAAGCAGCGGCTCTCCATCGCGCTGGCTCTGGTGGGCAACCCGGAGATCGCCATTCTCGACGAGTTGACCACCGGGCTGGACCCGCAGGCCCGCCGGGACACCTGGGGCCTCATCGAGCAGGTCCGCGACAGCGGGGTGACGATTGTGCTGGTCACCCACTTCATGGAGGAGGCCGAGCGGCTCTGCGACCGGGTCGCGGTGATCGATCAGGGCCGGGTGGTCGCCCTGGACAGCCCGGCGGGCCTGGTCTCGACGGTGGCTCCGGAGCAGCGGATCCGGTTCCGGCCCTCGGCCCCGGTCGACGACCGGCTCCTCACCGACCTGCCCGAGGTGTCCGCCGTGCAGCGCACCGGTAGCCAGGTGGTGGTGAGCGGCACTGGCGAGTTGCTGCACGCCGTCACGTCGGTGCTCGCCCGCCACCAGATCGTCGCCGCGGACCTGCGGCTGGAGCAGTCCACCCTCGATGACGCCTTCGTCGAGCTGACCGGGCACCGGCCCGCCAACTGA
- a CDS encoding ABC transporter permease, which yields MHAFRQILRIEARLYLRDLPTLLATVGMPTLILTVLGLIPALREPDPTFDGQTFVSYFAPSLLVVTLVMVGVNTLPAVLATYRERGVLRRLATTPAHPAALLAAQLVLALAGILASALLLIVVARLAFGVPLPRHPLGFALAFVLGTAALLALGLLVAAVARTTKAAQALAVPLFLVTMFFGGAYLPRFLLPDFVARIGDYTPPGVQALLDAWTGTSPQPLHLTIMAVIAVTAGASAAKLFRWE from the coding sequence ATGCACGCCTTTCGCCAGATCCTGCGGATCGAGGCGCGGCTCTACCTGCGGGACCTGCCGACGCTGCTCGCCACCGTCGGGATGCCCACCCTGATCCTGACGGTGCTCGGGCTGATCCCCGCGCTCCGCGAGCCGGACCCGACCTTCGACGGGCAGACCTTCGTCAGCTACTTCGCACCGTCCCTGCTGGTGGTCACCCTGGTCATGGTCGGGGTGAACACCCTGCCCGCCGTGTTGGCCACCTACCGGGAACGCGGTGTGCTGCGCCGGCTGGCGACCACCCCGGCGCACCCGGCGGCTCTGCTCGCCGCCCAACTGGTGCTAGCCCTGGCCGGGATCCTGGCCAGCGCGCTGCTGCTCATCGTCGTCGCCCGGCTGGCTTTCGGGGTGCCGCTCCCCCGGCATCCGCTCGGCTTCGCGCTGGCGTTCGTGCTCGGTACGGCGGCGCTGCTGGCACTCGGCCTGCTGGTCGCCGCCGTGGCCCGGACGACGAAGGCGGCCCAGGCCCTGGCCGTGCCGCTGTTCCTGGTCACCATGTTCTTCGGCGGGGCCTACCTGCCCCGGTTCCTGCTCCCAGACTTCGTGGCGCGGATCGGTGACTACACCCCGCCGGGTGTGCAGGCGCTACTCGACGCCTGGACCGGCACGTCGCCGCAGCCGCTGCACCTGACGATAATGGCGGTGATCGCGGTGACGGCCGGCGCCAGCGCGGCGAAACTGTTCCGCTGGGAGTGA
- a CDS encoding sensor histidine kinase has translation MTCSGGPDRLTSWREREASLYRVFPYGGLALGTVLALVAPAPRALATAPTLAIAVTAGCWVAWFITLHPGWQSRRGLMAVYYAGLLAFAAVLVAANPWYGFFAWVGYTHAFPVLRTRWRIAGVITTATLVATSQGGGLSVVTSHLPLWLVLVLFNLVVAGSLSWFAMVAEQEDARRKRLMAELGEANRQLTETVRENAGLHAQLLTQAREAGVLDERQRMAREIHDTLAQGLTGIITQLEAAEQTRDRSADWRRHVDNALALARESLTEARRSVRAVRPEPLETARLPDALVELSGRWSARNGVRAEVATTGTPRPLHPEVEVTLLRAAQEALANVARHAAASRVGLTLSYMADVVTLDVRDDGTGFDVTGQPAPREPGGGYGLTAMRQRVTRVGGELAVESEPGGGTAISASVPALPGGAG, from the coding sequence ATGACCTGCAGCGGTGGGCCCGACCGTCTGACCAGTTGGCGAGAGCGCGAGGCGAGCCTCTATCGAGTGTTCCCCTATGGCGGGCTGGCCCTGGGCACCGTGTTGGCCCTCGTCGCACCGGCACCCCGGGCCCTCGCCACCGCGCCCACCCTCGCCATCGCCGTGACGGCCGGGTGCTGGGTCGCCTGGTTCATCACCCTGCATCCCGGCTGGCAGAGCCGGCGCGGGTTGATGGCGGTCTACTACGCCGGGCTGCTCGCGTTCGCCGCGGTGCTGGTGGCCGCCAATCCGTGGTACGGCTTTTTCGCCTGGGTCGGATACACCCACGCCTTTCCGGTGCTCCGCACTCGCTGGCGGATCGCCGGGGTGATCACCACGGCCACCCTGGTCGCCACGTCGCAGGGCGGCGGTCTGTCGGTGGTGACGTCGCACCTGCCGCTCTGGCTGGTGCTGGTGCTCTTCAATCTGGTGGTGGCCGGCTCGTTGAGCTGGTTCGCGATGGTCGCCGAGCAGGAGGACGCCAGACGCAAGCGGTTGATGGCGGAACTCGGCGAGGCCAACCGCCAACTCACCGAGACGGTCAGGGAGAACGCCGGGCTGCACGCCCAACTGCTCACGCAGGCCCGGGAGGCCGGTGTGCTGGACGAGCGTCAGCGGATGGCACGGGAGATCCACGACACCCTGGCGCAAGGGCTGACCGGCATCATCACCCAACTAGAGGCGGCCGAGCAGACCCGTGACCGGTCCGCCGACTGGCGCCGGCACGTCGACAACGCCCTCGCCCTGGCCCGGGAGAGCCTCACCGAGGCCCGCCGGTCGGTGCGCGCGGTCCGCCCGGAGCCGTTGGAGACCGCCCGACTGCCGGACGCCCTCGTCGAGCTGAGCGGGCGCTGGTCGGCCCGGAACGGGGTACGGGCCGAGGTCGCCACCACCGGAACGCCCCGCCCCCTGCACCCGGAGGTCGAGGTGACCCTGCTCCGGGCCGCCCAGGAGGCGCTGGCCAACGTGGCCCGGCACGCCGCCGCGTCACGGGTCGGGCTGACCCTGTCCTACATGGCGGACGTGGTCACGCTGGACGTTCGCGACGACGGGACGGGCTTCGACGTCACCGGCCAGCCGGCGCCCCGCGAGCCGGGCGGCGGATACGGGCTGACCGCGATGCGGCAGCGGGTGACCCGCGTCGGTGGCGAGTTGGCCGTCGAATCCGAACCGGGAGGCGGCACCGCCATTTCGGCGTCGGTCCCCGCGCTGCCGGGAGGTGCCGGTTGA
- a CDS encoding response regulator, translated as MTAPIRLLIVDDHPVVRDGLRGMFTGDPGFEVVGEAADGAEALALVETVRPDVVLMDLRMPGMNGVTAIGRLARSSSTARVLVLTTYDTDADVLPAIEAGATGYLLKDTPREELVRAVRAAARGESVLAPSVAGRLMGRLRAPVEEPLSQRELEVLTLVARGASNREAAARLFISEATVKTHLLHVYAKLGVNDRAAAVATAYDKGLLTPGGR; from the coding sequence TTGACCGCCCCGATACGGCTGCTGATCGTCGACGACCATCCGGTGGTGCGCGACGGGTTGCGCGGGATGTTCACCGGCGACCCCGGGTTCGAGGTGGTCGGCGAGGCTGCGGACGGCGCGGAGGCGTTGGCCCTGGTCGAGACGGTGCGGCCGGACGTGGTGCTGATGGACCTGCGGATGCCCGGAATGAACGGGGTGACCGCCATCGGCAGGCTGGCCCGCTCCAGCAGCACCGCCCGGGTGCTGGTGCTCACCACGTACGACACGGACGCCGACGTGCTGCCCGCCATCGAGGCCGGTGCCACCGGCTACCTGCTCAAGGACACGCCCCGCGAGGAACTAGTCCGCGCCGTACGGGCCGCCGCCCGGGGCGAGTCGGTGCTCGCGCCGAGCGTCGCCGGGCGGCTGATGGGCCGGCTACGTGCACCGGTCGAGGAGCCGCTCAGCCAGCGTGAGCTGGAGGTGCTCACCCTGGTGGCCCGTGGTGCCTCCAACCGGGAGGCGGCGGCTCGGCTGTTCATCAGCGAGGCCACCGTCAAGACGCACCTGCTGCACGTGTACGCCAAGCTCGGGGTCAACGACCGGGCCGCCGCAGTGGCCACCGCGTACGACAAAGGGTTGCTGACCCCCGGCGGGCGGTGA
- a CDS encoding helix-turn-helix transcriptional regulator yields MRASRLISLLLLLQARGSMTAGELARELEVSERTVYRDVLALSAAGVPVYADRGRAGGYRLLGGYRTRLTGLTRDEAEALFLAGLPGPAGDMGLADAVAAAELKVLAALPPALRDAPARAGQRFHLDVPGWFRETAPPPWLTELARAVWRDRVVELRYRRGDREVSRRVQPYGLVLKSAVWYLVGRVGDDTRTYRVDRVTGVEVGEESFDRDGDFDLAGHWREQAGSFLRTMLRAEVTVRLSTAGLRQLRHLVDAPNVYDEVVAAAGAPDGLGWVVARLPVESVEVAYHQLLGLGPEVEVLDPPELRRLFTEAADRLGALYR; encoded by the coding sequence GTGCGCGCCTCCCGACTGATCTCGCTGCTCCTGTTGTTGCAGGCGCGCGGGTCGATGACGGCGGGTGAGCTGGCGCGGGAGCTGGAGGTCTCCGAGCGGACCGTCTACCGGGACGTGCTGGCACTCTCCGCCGCCGGGGTGCCGGTCTACGCCGATCGCGGCCGGGCCGGCGGGTACCGCCTGCTCGGCGGCTATCGGACCCGGTTGACCGGGTTGACCCGGGACGAGGCCGAGGCGCTCTTCCTCGCCGGGCTACCCGGACCGGCCGGTGACATGGGGCTCGCCGACGCGGTCGCCGCAGCCGAGCTGAAGGTGCTCGCCGCGCTTCCGCCAGCCCTGCGCGACGCCCCGGCCCGCGCCGGGCAGCGGTTCCACCTGGACGTCCCGGGCTGGTTCCGGGAGACCGCGCCGCCGCCGTGGCTCACCGAGCTGGCGCGGGCGGTCTGGCGGGACCGGGTGGTGGAGTTGCGCTACCGACGCGGCGACCGGGAGGTGAGCCGCCGGGTCCAGCCCTACGGTCTGGTCCTCAAAAGCGCGGTCTGGTACCTGGTCGGCCGGGTCGGCGACGACACCCGCACCTACCGGGTGGACCGGGTGACCGGGGTCGAGGTGGGCGAGGAGAGCTTCGACCGCGACGGGGACTTCGACCTGGCCGGGCACTGGCGCGAGCAGGCCGGGTCGTTCCTGCGAACCATGCTGCGGGCCGAGGTGACCGTCCGGCTCAGCACGGCCGGCCTGCGCCAGCTCCGGCACCTGGTCGATGCCCCCAACGTGTACGACGAGGTGGTCGCCGCCGCCGGAGCACCCGACGGGCTGGGCTGGGTGGTGGCCCGATTGCCCGTCGAGTCCGTCGAGGTTGCCTATCACCAGCTGTTGGGGCTCGGCCCCGAGGTGGAGGTGCTCGACCCACCCGAGCTGCGACGGTTGTTCACCGAGGCGGCCGACCGCCTCGGCGCGCTCTACCGGTAG